A stretch of Lathyrus oleraceus cultivar Zhongwan6 chromosome 6, CAAS_Psat_ZW6_1.0, whole genome shotgun sequence DNA encodes these proteins:
- the LOC127094579 gene encoding uncharacterized protein LOC127094579, with product MASRVRPALSDNELVDIFMGTLHGLYFEKMIGSPSTNFTDMVTIGERVKSGLKSGKITDTVVSQSVNKRAYCGFTKKKEGEANVVMAKARPRHRRDNRPSTSNQRNPNQQYNRAQNRGNFFGNHPQFDKIPVPYSELVPYLVDVGAIIPKEFPVATPPFRNNHGPNASCAYHAGFIGHSTENCWALKCKIQDLINQNILAFSEEKPNVKIKPLLNHNSASVNVEIEEVKAEVVLKVEEVKTLMSVVVQKLEQFGFLEEVHEDCTVCECDPDSCEQLKGCVQALMDQGLIQFFKAQVEKEVAIIEPITIVYRKKKVEAPPKRIHLIHFRVPTPFPYQNTKAVPWNYKTTTYFGGKEICIPDTKIVNIAGAGGITRSGRVFAPKYTPRVSPAPTVVSPKEKATPTPTSQAKTTVPATLTVATTPVVTRVIDNYKAVGAEVSKGKGTMFEKEQSDDHKKSITFEESQEFLKNDQKK from the exons ATGGCATCTAGGGTTCGACCAGCACTATCTGATAATGAGTTGGTTGACATCTTTATGGGCACGCTGCATGGGCTGTATTTTGAGAAAATGATTGGCAGTCCATCAACAAATTTCACCGATATGGTCACAATTGGGGAACGTGTTAAGAGTGGGCTAAAATCGGGGAAAATAACAGACACGGTCGTGTCACAGTCAGTCAACAAGAGAGCGTATTGCGGCTtcacgaagaagaaggaggggGAAGCAAATGTTGTGATGGCGAAGGCTCGCCCCCGACATCGA AGAGACAATCGACCATCAACATCCAATCAGAGAAATCCAAACCAACAATATAACCGAGCACAGAATCGAGGGAATTTTTTTGGGAACCACCCCCAGTTTGACAAAATCCCGGTGCCGTACTCCGAATTAGTCCCCTATCTGGTTGATGTGGGGGCAATCATACCAAAGGAATTTCCCGTGGCCACTCCTCCATTCCGCAACAACCACGGTCCTAATGCTTCTTGTGCGTATCATGCTGGATTCATAGGACACTCCACAGAAAATTGTTGGGCACTTAAGTGCAAAATTCAAGATTTGATCAACCAGAACATCCTGGCCTTCTCCGAAGAAAAACCGAATGTAAAGATCAAACCTTTGCTGAATCATAATAGCGCGTCAGTCAACGTCGAGATTGAGGAGGTAAAGGCCGAAGTCGTACTGAAAGTTGAAGAGGTGAAGACTCTGATGTCTGTTGTGGTACAAAAACTTGAACAGTTTGGGTTTTTAGAAGAGGTGCATGAAGATTGTACAGTATGCGAGTGTGATCCCGATAGTTGCGAGCAGTTAAAAGGGTGCGTGCAGGCACTAATGGACCAAGGTTTAATACAGTTCTTTAAAGCTCAAGTAGAAAAAGAGGTGGCAATAATTGAACCAATAACTATTGTATACAGAAAAAAGAAGGTTGAAGCTCCTCCCAAGAGGATTCATCTTATCCATTTCCGCGTCCCAACTCCATTTCCGTATCAGAACACCAAGGCAGTGCCTTGGAATTATAAGACTACAACATATTTTGGAGGGAAAGAAATATGCATTCCTGATACAAAGATCGTCAATATCGCTGGAGCGGGAGGCATTACTCGAAGTGGCCGTGTATTCGCTCCTAAATACACTCCTAGGGTGTCTCCAGCACCCACAGTTGTCTCACCTAAAGAGAAGGCAACTCCTACACCGACTTCGCAGGCAAAGACGACTGTACCCGCCACTCTGACCGTGGCGACTACTCCAGTAGTGACGAGAGTTATTGACAATTACAAAGCTGTAGGGGCCGAAGTCTCCAAAGGGAAAGGGACGATGTTTGAAAAAGAACAGTCTGATGATCACAAGAAGAGTATCACCTTTGAGGAAAGTCAGGAGTTCCTAAAAAATGATCAGAAAAAGTGA